GTAGTATTTCTCATGTTAATATTCAACTTAATAAAAAAGAAAAAGGATGAAGACTATGAATAATCAGCGTTGGCTCGCGAAAAACTTCTTTATGTTCTTTATTACATGGGGTATTTTCCTGCCATACTGGACAGGTTGGCTTATTAATGATAAAGGGCTTACGGTTTCGGAAGCGAGCATTATAATGGGCTTTGGACTGGTTGCACGGGCCATCTCGACGATGTTTATTTTCCCGTTTGTTTCTAAAGTAATGAGCAACAAAAATGTGCTGATCTTTTTTACTGCAAGTTCATTAATTGTGACGCTGCTATACATACCGATCAATTCATTCGGCGGCTTATTTTTAATGACGTTACTGTTCAGTGCTTTTTACCCGGCTTTATTACCGGCTGTTGAGAGCAGTGCTTCCACATTAATGCAACATGGAACCATACATTATGGGAAAGCGCGTTCGTTAGGATCTTTCGGGTTTGTCGTCGCTGTATTAATCATCAGTATGATCAGCGGGATGTACGGGGAGCAAATGATCTTATGGATGATGATTTTAGGTTTAACGGCATTGCTCATCATTCAATTCATGCCTGCACCTCAAGTTTTAAGTATAGTGCCTGTAAAAGAGGATGGAAAAACGCTCTCAATGAAGGGTCTATTTGAAGTGAAAAGCTTTATCATCGTATTGTTTGTCGTCATTTTACTTCAGGGGGCACATGCATCGTACTATAACTATGGCTATATTTATTTACAGGATCTGAATGTCAATCCGTTTTATATCGGCATGATTTTAAATGTCGCAGTAATATTTGAAGTTCTTTATTTTTTCAAGGCCGATACAATTTTAACAAAATGGAAACCTTCTTCATTATTGCTTGTTGCGGCAATTGGCTCGAGCGTTCGTTGGATTTTAGTTTACGCATTTCCGAATATGCCGATGTTTATCATATCTCAGGCACTTCACGCTCTGTCATTTGCGATGGCGCATTATGCCTTTATCCGCTATATTTCAAAAGCTTTACCACAGGAGCAGATCCCAAATGCACAGGGGATTTATTCGGCACTTGCAATGAGTTTAAGTGCAGCGATTCTTACATTATTAGGTGGTGCACTTTATGAAATCGAGCCAGGTCTGGCGTTCTTAGGAATGATCATTTGTACAGTGCCTGCAATCCTTTTAATTTTACTGACGAAAAAACGTTTTAATTATTAAGGAATGCCGATTGACAGCACGGTGTCTATTTTTTATAATGAAGAGCATAATAAAATGAAAACGATGATGGAACAAGTACGTATGAATTTCGTGAGCAGAAAGAGATTTCCCGGCTGAAAAAATCTCCCCGAATAAATACTGAAAGCTACTCCAGAGTGCAGCTAATCACTGCCGTTTGCTTACGTTACAAGCACTTGAGATATAATGCATTGCGCATTATAAATTAGGGTGGTACCACGAAATAATAGTCTTCGTCCCTTTACCGGGATGAAGGCTTTTTTTGTTTTCTTCAGCGGATCATTGGGATTTCCGGTGAACGAAGCACTTATTTACGTGAAGGATGTAATTAATTCGTACCAAAATTCATCGACTTCAATAAAAATTAGGAGGAAAAAAATCATGACAACAAAAATTATGACAGGTTCTGAAATTCGACGTCTTTATTTGAATTTCTTTAAAGAAAAAGGGCATCATATTGAACCATCGGCACCATTAGTTCCAATTAATGACCCATCACTTTTATGGATCAACTCAGGAGTGGCTACATTAAAACCGTATTTTGATGGACGTATCATTCCTGATAACCCGCGTATTACAAACGCACAAAAATCGATTCGTACAAACGATATCGAAAACGTAGGTAAAACAGCACGTCACCATACATTCTTTGAAATGTTAGGGAACTTCTCTATCGGAGATTACTTTAAAAAAGAATCGATTCATTACGCTTGGGAGTTTTTAACAGATCCAAAATGGATGGGCTTCGACCCTGAAAAGTTATCGGTAACAATCCACCCTGAAGATCAGGAAGCATATGACGTATGGCACAATGAAATCGGGATACCGAAAGAGCGCCTAATCCGACTTGAAGGCAACTTCTGGGATATCGGCGAAGGTCCATCTGGTCCAAACTCTGAAATTTTCTATGATCGCGGTGAAGAGTACGGTGTTGGTGCACCGGCGGAAGAAATGTACACAGGCGGGGAAAATGAGCGTTACCTTGAAATTTGGAACCTTGTATTTTCTCAATTCAACCACAATCCGGATGGCACATATACACCACTTCCAAAGCAAAACATTGATACAGGTATGGGTCTTGAACGTATCGTTTCTGTAGTACAAAACGTACCAACAAACTTTGATACAGATCTTTTCATGCCAATCATTGAAAAAACAGAAATGTTTGCAAACCGTACGTACAAACGTTCGCATGAAGTGGATTTAAATGAAATTTTCGGATCAACTGAAGACGTGAATACACCATTTAAAGTAATTGCCGACCATATCCGTACAGTAGCATTTGCTATTGGGGACGGTGCATTGCCATCAAATGAAGGCCGTGGCTATGTATTGCGTCGTCTATTACGTCGTGCTGTTCGATATGCGAAGAAAATCGGCATTGAAAAGCCGTTTATGTTTGAATTAGTGCCGACTGTTGGAGATATTATGCATGATTTCTATCCGCAAGTAAAAGAAAAGGAAGCATTTATTCAACGTGTTATTAAAAATGAAGAAGTGCGCTTCCATGAAACACTTGATGGTGGATTAGCAATTTTCAACGAAGTTGCAGAAAGCCAAAAAGCAAAAGGCGAAACAGTTATTCCTGGTGCTGATGCATTCCGTCTGTATGATACATTCGGTTTCCCGATTGAGTTAACGGAAGAGTATGCCGAAGAAGTTGGCATGACAGTTGACCATGAAGGTTTTGAAACTTCTATGGAACAACAGCGTGAACGTGCT
This window of the Solibacillus isronensis genome carries:
- a CDS encoding MFS transporter, with the translated sequence MNNQRWLAKNFFMFFITWGIFLPYWTGWLINDKGLTVSEASIIMGFGLVARAISTMFIFPFVSKVMSNKNVLIFFTASSLIVTLLYIPINSFGGLFLMTLLFSAFYPALLPAVESSASTLMQHGTIHYGKARSLGSFGFVVAVLIISMISGMYGEQMILWMMILGLTALLIIQFMPAPQVLSIVPVKEDGKTLSMKGLFEVKSFIIVLFVVILLQGAHASYYNYGYIYLQDLNVNPFYIGMILNVAVIFEVLYFFKADTILTKWKPSSLLLVAAIGSSVRWILVYAFPNMPMFIISQALHALSFAMAHYAFIRYISKALPQEQIPNAQGIYSALAMSLSAAILTLLGGALYEIEPGLAFLGMIICTVPAILLILLTKKRFNY
- the alaS gene encoding alanine--tRNA ligase, whose amino-acid sequence is MTTKIMTGSEIRRLYLNFFKEKGHHIEPSAPLVPINDPSLLWINSGVATLKPYFDGRIIPDNPRITNAQKSIRTNDIENVGKTARHHTFFEMLGNFSIGDYFKKESIHYAWEFLTDPKWMGFDPEKLSVTIHPEDQEAYDVWHNEIGIPKERLIRLEGNFWDIGEGPSGPNSEIFYDRGEEYGVGAPAEEMYTGGENERYLEIWNLVFSQFNHNPDGTYTPLPKQNIDTGMGLERIVSVVQNVPTNFDTDLFMPIIEKTEMFANRTYKRSHEVDLNEIFGSTEDVNTPFKVIADHIRTVAFAIGDGALPSNEGRGYVLRRLLRRAVRYAKKIGIEKPFMFELVPTVGDIMHDFYPQVKEKEAFIQRVIKNEEVRFHETLDGGLAIFNEVAESQKAKGETVIPGADAFRLYDTFGFPIELTEEYAEEVGMTVDHEGFETSMEQQRERARNARADVDSMQVQNEVLSNLTQQSTFIYDAFEASAKVAAIVVNGQETSTASEGEEALVILSETPFYAEMGGQIADTGIIEADGFTAIVKDVQKAPNGQPLHTVVVESGEMNVGDLATAKVDEAKRKLILKNHTATHLMHRALKDVLGDHVAQAGSYVGPDRLRFDFSHFGAATKEELAQVERAVNEKIWEDIEVVIQEMDIDSAKAMGAMALFGEKYGDVVRVVAVSDYSIELCGGLHVSRSSEIGIFKIVSESGIGAGTRRIEAVTGKAAYEAIKEEEAILNEAAGLLKSNAKDVATRVATLQADYKELQRENDTLSQKIANAQAGAVLDAAQKIGDVTVLATRVEAKDNNQLRQMMDDLKGKMESAVIVLGAVDGEKVMLCAGVTKDIVGGNYHAGNIVKQVAEACGGKGGGRPDMAMAGAKDAAKLEEALNAVYEHVKSF